A single Natrinema pellirubrum DSM 15624 DNA region contains:
- the rdfA gene encoding rod-determining factor RdfA, translating to MNSDSQPCCKIGRITQDYHIPNLDRELLKRRDQGDSLRDLATYLNKQILSVALSSATREVIGDADSIYDVLRGDGVSRSRRAELRSKLSRNDVDIDSIEEDFVSHQTVRNHLHDCEGIDTGRESTADIDGARKTIEWAQARSEGVIEETLERLRNADEISDVPTEVTQSVRVGCSACGSTYRIEDYLDQGGCDCQTSNEPS from the coding sequence ATGAATTCAGATTCCCAGCCCTGTTGTAAAATCGGTCGTATCACCCAGGACTATCACATCCCAAATCTGGACAGAGAACTTCTAAAGCGTCGCGATCAGGGAGATAGCCTTCGGGATCTGGCGACATATCTGAATAAACAGATTCTCTCGGTAGCGCTTAGTTCGGCTACTCGTGAAGTGATTGGAGATGCTGACAGCATCTATGATGTCTTGCGTGGTGACGGTGTGAGCCGCAGTCGACGAGCTGAGTTACGCTCAAAGCTGTCACGGAACGATGTGGATATAGACAGTATCGAGGAGGATTTCGTGTCTCATCAGACGGTCCGCAACCACCTTCACGATTGTGAGGGTATTGATACAGGAAGGGAGTCCACAGCTGATATTGATGGTGCACGCAAGACGATCGAATGGGCGCAAGCACGATCTGAAGGAGTAATTGAAGAAACGCTTGAACGGCTCCGCAACGCAGACGAAATCTCGGATGTCCCAACAGAAGTAACTCAATCAGTTCGAGTCGGCTGTTCAGCCTGTGGGTCGACGTATAGAATTGAGGATTATCTTGACCAAGGAGGATGTGATTGTCAGACCAGCAACGAACCGAGTTGA
- a CDS encoding ArdC-like ssDNA-binding domain-containing protein yields the protein MTPSDCSQVSFDDSDTRREEMQSTMAAWVEDLVDEVEDAVSSDEFQRWLNVQSRFHDYSHRNTLLINRQYPNATRVAGYRTWQDEFDRHVKEGESAIWIWAPIIAKQCPECENSPSYHNRSDCEYDETPPEEWSKGLVGFRPAAVFDISQTEREPLPELETEATGTAGELLPALLEAASSLTVEVAVVSRDDWPHGDAKGVCQYRSPPERPLVEVRDRENNADLAVTLVHEYAHALLHSGIGDETERSKRELEAEAVGYIVGRYFGLDTSGSAFYLAAWRGDEPEVIFDRLERISSTAAEIIDTVGEALSDE from the coding sequence ATGACTCCGAGTGACTGTTCGCAGGTGTCCTTCGACGACTCGGACACCAGACGTGAGGAGATGCAGAGCACAATGGCAGCATGGGTCGAAGACCTCGTCGACGAGGTCGAGGACGCAGTCTCGAGCGACGAATTTCAGCGGTGGCTCAATGTACAGAGTCGCTTTCACGACTATTCACATCGAAATACGCTGCTGATCAATCGCCAGTATCCGAACGCGACCCGCGTCGCCGGCTATCGGACGTGGCAAGACGAGTTCGATCGGCATGTCAAAGAAGGCGAGAGCGCGATTTGGATCTGGGCACCGATCATCGCAAAGCAGTGCCCGGAGTGCGAGAACTCACCATCGTACCACAATCGAAGCGACTGCGAATACGATGAGACACCTCCTGAGGAATGGTCGAAAGGACTCGTCGGCTTTCGGCCAGCGGCAGTCTTCGATATTTCGCAGACGGAAAGAGAGCCCTTGCCCGAACTCGAGACCGAAGCGACTGGAACTGCCGGTGAGCTCCTGCCAGCGCTTCTCGAGGCAGCCTCGTCACTCACGGTGGAGGTGGCGGTCGTCTCCCGAGACGACTGGCCTCACGGCGATGCCAAGGGCGTCTGTCAGTATCGCTCGCCTCCAGAACGACCACTCGTCGAAGTACGTGACCGTGAGAACAACGCTGATCTCGCCGTGACGCTCGTCCACGAGTACGCGCATGCACTCTTGCATAGTGGCATCGGCGACGAGACTGAACGGTCGAAACGCGAACTCGAGGCGGAAGCAGTCGGCTACATCGTCGGACGGTACTTCGGGCTGGATACGAGCGGTTCGGCATTCTACCTCGCTGCGTGGCGGGGCGACGAGCCGGAAGTGATCTTCGACCGACTCGAGCGGATCAGTTCGACCGCTGCGGAGATTATCGACACCGTCGGCGAGGCGCTCTCAGATGAGTGA
- a CDS encoding archaea-specific SMC-related protein — protein MNKCSPKDVVTVHAENIGGLSDCEVDFYQGVTILEGRNATGRTSLLTAITGILGGSPPALKADADEGFIQLDIDGETYRQEFEREGNEIRRTGQSFSDRSDLIDLFVSLTESNPTRRSIMQDGDLRDIIMRPVDTDAIQRRIEELQSERNRLGQRIRTIESELDRRTTLASRKQTVEQELEEKDQEIDDLRERLKEYDAEPEQAEAVEEALTSLEERKQELDSVQNRIRTQEDTSEALRDEQNELRTELDSLETSETELNRVETRLSELTSRERSLATTINDLSAIVEFNEDLVSDADPELLGTENSTNSPTAQLDPMAETVQCWTCGSEIQRGEIADRLDELRNVVEEKRQERSDVQSEIEDLRETQRELQNQRDRRQEIERRLDEIDTELQRRETKLNALQEEREDIRERLAELEEFVSEHESLQKSELTDQYQQLSELEYERGQLEEELSTVREDLAELDRLEEEHEQLEAQQDEVREELENQRTQIRDLEENAISAFNDHMDDILDILDYRNITRVWIERKTGAEFESSHGGYRGGSATRFELHLIRETDDGKGYEDTVEHLSESERNVVGLVVALAGYVVHDVHQVVPLMLLDSLEAIDSKRIAALVNYFAEFVPYLIVALLPEDAEALSDEYTHVPAETIFS, from the coding sequence ATGAACAAATGTAGCCCGAAAGATGTTGTCACGGTACACGCAGAAAATATTGGGGGTCTCAGCGACTGCGAGGTGGATTTTTATCAGGGGGTCACTATTTTGGAGGGCCGAAATGCCACTGGCCGTACCTCATTGCTTACTGCAATAACTGGAATACTGGGCGGCTCTCCGCCAGCACTCAAAGCCGATGCCGATGAAGGGTTCATCCAGCTGGACATTGATGGAGAGACCTATCGACAGGAATTCGAACGAGAGGGAAACGAGATACGGCGCACTGGCCAATCCTTCTCAGACCGCAGCGATCTCATCGATCTGTTCGTCTCTCTCACAGAATCCAATCCCACCCGTCGATCCATTATGCAGGATGGGGATTTACGAGACATCATTATGCGACCTGTCGATACGGACGCCATCCAGCGACGTATCGAGGAACTCCAGTCCGAACGGAATCGTCTCGGCCAACGCATACGGACCATCGAAAGCGAACTTGACCGGCGAACAACTCTCGCCTCACGAAAGCAAACGGTGGAACAGGAACTCGAAGAAAAGGATCAAGAGATCGATGACCTCCGGGAGCGCCTGAAAGAGTACGACGCCGAACCAGAGCAAGCTGAAGCCGTGGAGGAGGCGCTGACGTCTCTCGAAGAACGGAAGCAAGAGTTGGACTCGGTACAGAACCGTATCCGGACACAGGAAGACACGTCCGAGGCACTCCGGGACGAGCAAAACGAACTTCGGACCGAACTCGATAGTCTGGAGACCTCGGAGACAGAACTGAATCGAGTGGAGACTCGACTCTCGGAACTCACATCACGTGAACGATCGCTTGCTACGACGATTAACGACCTGTCTGCCATCGTGGAATTCAATGAAGATCTCGTTTCGGATGCCGATCCGGAGCTTCTCGGAACCGAGAATTCCACGAACTCTCCGACAGCACAACTCGACCCGATGGCCGAGACCGTGCAGTGCTGGACCTGTGGGAGCGAAATTCAACGGGGTGAAATTGCCGACCGGCTCGACGAACTCCGGAATGTAGTCGAAGAGAAACGGCAAGAGCGGTCCGACGTGCAATCGGAGATTGAGGACCTCCGTGAGACGCAACGTGAGCTTCAGAACCAACGTGACCGACGCCAAGAGATCGAACGACGTCTCGACGAAATCGATACCGAACTGCAACGCAGAGAGACGAAATTAAACGCTCTACAGGAGGAGCGAGAGGATATCAGAGAGCGACTTGCTGAGCTTGAGGAGTTCGTTTCCGAACATGAATCGTTGCAGAAGAGTGAACTCACCGACCAATATCAACAGTTGAGCGAACTCGAATACGAACGCGGACAGCTTGAAGAAGAACTATCGACGGTTCGTGAGGATCTCGCAGAACTGGATCGTCTTGAAGAAGAACACGAACAACTGGAAGCCCAACAGGACGAAGTTCGGGAGGAGTTGGAGAACCAGCGAACTCAGATTCGGGACCTCGAAGAAAACGCTATTTCGGCGTTCAACGATCATATGGACGATATCTTAGATATTCTTGATTACCGTAACATCACTCGGGTGTGGATCGAACGCAAAACAGGTGCGGAGTTCGAATCCAGTCACGGTGGGTATCGTGGGGGGTCAGCAACTCGATTCGAACTACATCTCATTCGCGAAACGGATGACGGGAAAGGGTATGAGGATACCGTGGAACATCTGAGCGAAAGCGAGCGAAACGTCGTTGGTCTCGTTGTAGCCTTGGCAGGTTATGTGGTTCACGACGTCCACCAAGTCGTCCCATTGATGCTTCTCGACTCTTTGGAAGCTATCGACTCGAAGCGTATTGCGGCGCTCGTCAACTATTTCGCCGAATTTGTCCCATATCTGATCGTAGCACTGCTTCCGGAAGACGCCGAGGCATTGTCAGACGAGTATACGCACGTCCCTGCTGAGACTATCTTTTCCTGA
- the kdpF gene encoding potassium-transporting ATPase subunit KdpF gives MLIGEAVLAVTTVVVMAYLTYVMVYPTRF, from the coding sequence ATGCTAATCGGCGAAGCGGTACTGGCAGTAACGACTGTAGTGGTCATGGCGTACTTGACGTACGTCATGGTGTACCCAACGAGGTTCTAA
- a CDS encoding HNH endonuclease signature motif containing protein, with protein sequence MMEVDHIERIADSGHPLEESNPKTLCADCHNEKTVAENSARDPVPNVTLTDYLDLES encoded by the coding sequence ATGATGGAGGTTGATCACATCGAACGAATCGCGGACAGCGGTCACCCACTTGAGGAATCGAACCCCAAGACGCTCTGTGCGGACTGTCACAACGAGAAGACGGTCGCCGAGAACAGCGCTCGAGATCCAGTGCCGAACGTGACGCTTACCGACTATCTGGATCTCGAGTCCTAA
- a CDS encoding potassium channel family protein, whose amino-acid sequence MPTVIVGAGRIGSSVLEMAIEADIDLTVIEREPKRAHELDSSDNFRVINDDATERDTLHKAQVDGANAIIATTEEDATNLMVLMLARDMGCQTLVSVVHEETNIPLFEQLGATIIENPQRLIAEYLFRGIQDPGIQDFMHVGDADSDAEVFELVVEEGAPIIGKTLEEADVAGLLPPSMIVVAVERDGEVIIPRGHTRVEPGDFITIFSKDGISQEVTSPFGPHAGSISEGDDFGE is encoded by the coding sequence ATGCCCACAGTTATCGTCGGAGCCGGCCGCATAGGGTCAAGTGTATTGGAAATGGCGATAGAGGCTGATATCGACCTGACGGTTATTGAGCGAGAGCCAAAGCGTGCTCACGAGTTGGACTCGTCCGATAACTTCCGGGTCATCAACGATGACGCCACAGAGCGGGACACACTGCACAAAGCTCAGGTCGACGGGGCTAACGCGATCATCGCGACGACAGAAGAGGACGCTACCAACCTGATGGTGCTAATGTTGGCTCGTGATATGGGATGTCAGACGTTAGTCAGCGTGGTCCACGAGGAGACGAATATCCCATTATTCGAGCAACTCGGAGCAACTATCATCGAAAACCCTCAACGACTCATCGCTGAGTATCTATTTAGGGGGATTCAGGATCCCGGTATTCAGGACTTCATGCATGTCGGTGATGCCGATAGCGACGCTGAAGTGTTCGAACTTGTAGTGGAGGAAGGAGCGCCAATTATCGGAAAAACGCTCGAGGAAGCTGATGTAGCTGGACTTCTTCCGCCGAGTATGATCGTAGTCGCAGTCGAACGGGATGGGGAGGTCATTATCCCACGCGGCCATACACGGGTCGAACCTGGTGATTTCATCACTATATTCTCGAAGGATGGAATCAGTCAAGAAGTCACTTCTCCGTTCGGGCCACATGCCGGCAGTATCTCAGAAGGAGACGATTTTGGGGAGTGA
- a CDS encoding orc1/cdc6 family replication initiation protein, which translates to MGLFQPDTDIFQERDVLREDYQPEEIVGRDEELQQYISALQPVINGDQPANIFLYGKAGVGKTACTRYLLRELKDDAAEYDVDLTTIRTNCEDLSTSYQVAIQLINDLRDPEDHLKPTGYPRRQVNEWLWEELDAIGGAVIIVFDEVDHIDDDSILYQIPRARANGNLEESKVGIIGISNDFKFRESLSSKVQSSLCEKELQFPAYNANELRDILRQRADIAFFDDVVPHEVIAKCAAFGAKDAGDARQSLDLLMEAGDVAVEQDATQVTVDHVDQARESLERSRIVDGVAGLTQQGHLVLYALLMLHEEGDTPIRARDVQDRYEIICGRAAVDPLVPRRMRDHLGELSMLGIASRTERNRGESGGRYYEYALDTNPDLLLEALDETVDMVGVTDAVQQRLDQDL; encoded by the coding sequence ATGGGCTTGTTCCAGCCTGACACGGATATCTTTCAGGAGCGAGATGTCCTTCGGGAAGATTATCAACCAGAAGAGATTGTCGGTCGCGATGAAGAGCTACAGCAGTATATTTCGGCCCTGCAGCCCGTTATCAACGGCGATCAGCCTGCGAATATCTTTCTCTATGGCAAAGCCGGCGTCGGGAAGACCGCCTGTACGCGCTATCTTCTTCGGGAACTCAAAGACGACGCGGCTGAATACGATGTCGATCTCACGACTATTCGTACGAACTGTGAGGATCTGAGTACGAGCTATCAAGTCGCGATTCAACTAATCAACGATCTCCGCGACCCAGAGGATCATTTGAAGCCGACCGGATATCCCCGACGACAAGTCAACGAATGGCTTTGGGAGGAACTCGACGCGATCGGCGGCGCCGTCATCATCGTATTTGACGAGGTTGATCACATCGACGATGATTCGATTCTGTACCAGATCCCACGCGCTCGAGCTAACGGCAATCTAGAGGAATCGAAGGTCGGAATCATCGGTATCTCAAACGACTTCAAGTTCCGTGAGTCGCTGAGTTCGAAAGTCCAGTCGAGCCTGTGCGAAAAGGAACTCCAGTTCCCTGCCTACAATGCAAATGAACTCCGTGATATCCTTCGCCAACGCGCTGATATCGCGTTTTTCGACGATGTCGTGCCGCATGAAGTCATCGCGAAGTGTGCGGCGTTCGGTGCGAAAGACGCCGGAGACGCCCGACAGAGTCTGGATCTGCTTATGGAAGCAGGGGACGTAGCTGTTGAACAGGACGCCACGCAGGTAACCGTCGACCATGTTGACCAGGCTCGAGAGTCCCTCGAGCGGAGTCGGATCGTCGACGGCGTTGCTGGTCTCACCCAGCAGGGACATCTCGTGCTGTACGCCCTCCTGATGTTACACGAAGAGGGTGATACACCGATTCGAGCGCGTGACGTGCAGGATCGATACGAGATTATCTGTGGTCGAGCTGCAGTTGACCCGCTCGTTCCCCGAAGGATGCGTGACCATCTCGGTGAACTTTCGATGTTAGGGATTGCAAGTCGTACAGAGCGGAACAGAGGTGAATCAGGTGGTCGGTACTACGAATATGCTCTCGACACAAATCCTGATCTCCTACTCGAAGCACTCGACGAGACAGTGGACATGGTGGGGGTAACTGACGCTGTTCAGCAGCGTCTCGATCAGGACCTCTGA
- a CDS encoding transcription initiation factor IIB family protein: MSTQPLGVTDSDDHGACARCDQNRLTNAYTAMNVELELPTQPVAATDWIPRLATGLKVPNHIRRRALKLAQQARERGLTIGCQPSGIAAGCLYLAAQRVGLCLSQQQIADIAGTSPNTLRSRRDELLKIEAEA, encoded by the coding sequence GTGTCTACGCAACCACTCGGTGTAACGGACTCGGACGATCACGGGGCCTGTGCGCGCTGTGATCAGAACAGACTCACCAACGCCTACACCGCGATGAACGTCGAACTCGAGTTACCGACACAGCCGGTTGCAGCAACAGACTGGATCCCGAGGCTTGCGACAGGACTCAAGGTCCCGAACCACATCCGTCGACGGGCACTCAAGCTCGCACAGCAGGCACGCGAACGCGGACTGACGATCGGCTGTCAGCCGAGTGGTATCGCAGCGGGCTGTCTATATCTCGCTGCCCAGCGAGTCGGCTTGTGTCTCTCGCAGCAGCAGATCGCCGATATCGCAGGGACATCGCCGAACACGCTCCGAAGTCGGCGAGACGAGTTACTCAAGATTGAAGCCGAAGCCTGA
- a CDS encoding TATA-box-binding protein, with product MTDPKESINIENVVASTSIGQELELESVAMDLKGADYDPEQFPGLVYRTQNPKSAALIFRSGKIVCTGAKSTDAVHESLHIVFDKLRELQIQVEKNPEIIVQNIVSSADLGRTLNLNAIAIGLGLENIEYEPEQFPGLVYRLDQPEVVALLFGSGKLVVTGGKKGDDAKQAVDVITTRLEELGLLE from the coding sequence ATGACTGATCCAAAGGAATCCATCAATATTGAAAATGTGGTGGCATCAACCAGTATTGGACAAGAACTTGAACTTGAAAGCGTTGCCATGGATCTCAAGGGGGCCGACTATGACCCTGAACAGTTCCCCGGCCTCGTCTATCGCACCCAGAATCCCAAGTCCGCCGCATTGATCTTCCGGTCAGGAAAAATCGTCTGCACTGGCGCAAAGAGTACTGACGCAGTCCACGAGAGTCTGCATATCGTTTTTGATAAGCTTCGCGAACTACAGATTCAGGTTGAGAAAAATCCAGAAATCATCGTCCAAAACATCGTCAGCAGCGCCGATCTCGGCCGCACCCTCAATCTAAACGCGATTGCGATTGGCCTTGGACTCGAGAATATCGAGTATGAACCAGAACAATTCCCCGGGTTAGTGTATCGCCTTGACCAACCGGAAGTCGTTGCACTCCTCTTTGGCTCTGGGAAATTAGTCGTCACTGGCGGGAAAAAGGGTGATGATGCCAAACAGGCTGTTGATGTGATCACTACCCGTCTTGAGGAACTCGGCCTGCTCGAGTAA